Below is a window of Cydia strobilella chromosome 8, ilCydStro3.1, whole genome shotgun sequence DNA.
ATTTGAGCTCAGCGAAGAGAAGTCAAAATTAGAAATGGAGAGTAAAATTACCCATAGTTCAGTAGTTGAAGATACCAAATCTGCATATTCATACACACATGACGGCGTCTCGACTTCCCAAAGTCTAGAAGAAAGTTTCAAAGACAGCTCAAACCCGTATGTCACGTGTGTTGACGCTAAATTAAACTATGATGAGAATCTCATTGAGTACGAAAAGCAGTTACAGAAGTATCAGACTACTCTTAACATGGCCCAGATGGAAAAGAAGAATGCCATTAGAAAGCAGATGTTGGCTAAGGCTTTCAAGTTGAAACTTCTTGAGGTTGAGAATCAGTGCAACATTGAATTGCTGAGAGTAAAGCAAAGCCTGCAGTGCTTGGAGCCTCTGAAGATGATTGTCAATCAATGGAAGAATACCGTGGAAGACAATACTTATGAtgctaataactttgtattGATGCCGAGATATCCCGAGTTGAAAGCAACATCCGGAAGTGACGTAAATGCCATGAAAGGGGATAACGAAAACATTTTTGATAAATCCGAGTACCCTTTAGATACGAGTTGTTAGTTCCtgatttcaaattattattttaatatttactgcTTATATAGCAAAAACTGTTTTCTTTTGTCTGTTAGATACCGAACAGAGGATCTACCACTAACATCGAATAATCGAAAATAGTATCAGCCGCTCTAGCAGATACTTAACgatttttcaattatttgtttatttgtttgtttatttatttatatcaatcagacagcactaacagataaaccttacgtgctatttggcattatattacttattattattatgacggtaggccctctgtttctCTAAAAAATATTCctgttaataattattttagctAATAAACAAAAATTTGCGGAGCAAGTATTCAAATTCATGCATTATCTTACCCTTACCCACATGTCTACTGCTCTGTAGACAGGCCCCGAAGAAGGTTGGTTTGACGCGCTATTGATACTAAAAGTTCATATGTCGATCCGTGTAGCAGATTATGCTACTGAAATAAAAATCGTTTCTTTGTTCAATGCAATGGTGGCAGGCATGGTGTTAGGATAGGACTGATAAACAATCACCGTCTTTTAGTGACCCGAGTAGGTTTCTGAACTACGTCATAACTCctgtcctttttagggttccttacccaaagggtaaaaacgggaccctattactaagactccgcagtccgtctggccgtttgtccgtctgtctgtcaccaggctgtatttcatgaaccgtaatagcttgacagttgaaattttcacagatgatgtatttctgttgccgctataacaacaagtactaaaaagtacggaaccctcggtgggcgagtccgactcgcacttggccagttttttatttgtttttttggtgcttcgggtcaaattgatttacctacatataaatcATAGTTGGACttgcagcattttactgaatttcgggGTGAACCGCCAGGACTATTTGATTGCTCGCAAATTCCACAAGTGTTTGACCGCTTGCTAATTCCGAAACATGGCATATGAATTTCTGGCCTAACTATCCCTTTCCCATCCCAGAGCGTGTCActccccataaaattacgtcccctggtatgccggctagtccggagcaggcatgttcctggctgggtgtggcgtctcttgtcttgtcttgtctctTGTCTTTAAACTGATAA
It encodes the following:
- the LOC134743778 gene encoding uncharacterized protein LOC134743778; amino-acid sequence: MDSSNLASGDNISQHIPSNINEVNKQDAKEIEAQVIKADQGSASQVDDETKIKERIAQCRCIIESLKFELSEEKSKLEMESKITHSSVVEDTKSAYSYTHDGVSTSQSLEESFKDSSNPYVTCVDAKLNYDENLIEYEKQLQKYQTTLNMAQMEKKNAIRKQMLAKAFKLKLLEVENQCNIELLRVKQSLQCLEPLKMIVNQWKNTVEDNTYDANNFVLMPRYPELKATSGSDVNAMKGDNENIFDKSEYPLDTSC